Genomic DNA from Bacterioplanes sanyensis:
TGAGGATTTCCGCCTGCAGTTGTGGATTGCCCACCAGTGCTCCATCGACGGATAAGCGTTGCTCGCTGCTCGGCAGCTGACTGTGTTGGCTCAGTTGCCAATGCAGTTGGTTGCGATCGTCGTATTGGTAGTGCAGATGCACAAAGGGCAACCAATGGGTGTCGGTATTGCGTTCTTTTAAAGCCATCGGACCCGAGCGCCGCAGGCGTTGCTGATAGCTCTGCATACGATAGCCAAGGGTCATGTGCAGATCCGGATTTAATTGCCAGCGGTCGCGCAAGGTTAAACCGAAGCTGTCTTCGTCCAAACGATACCGCGAGCCGCGTGACTGACGCCGTTGCTCGTGTTGCAGCTCGGTCTGAATCTGCCAGCGATGCTCCCCTTGCAGGCCTTCCAGTGTCGCCAGCCACTGCCATTGCTGGGTATGTTGCTGCAAGGGGGAAAAATCCTGCTCAAACTGGCTGATGGTTAGGCGATTGCGTGCACCAATGCTGGGCCAGCTATGGCGTGAATTCAGCTGCAGGCGGGCGCTGTCGGTATCGACTGGGCTGGCATCTGGGTTGTTTTGTTCAGCTGCAATCCACAGCCACTGTGCGTCGATGTCATGGTTGGACCACTGCCACTGTTGCTGGCCACTAAACAGGCTTTGCTGGTCGTCAAAGCGCGAGCCACTGTGCATCAGTTGCCACTGCTGCTGGCGCGAGTTCCAGCGCAGTGCCGCGGCTCCGTCTTGTGAACCGGTCAGTCTGACTCGCAGTTCACCCCCAGGAGACGTACTGCTGGCATTGTGCAATTGCACTCGAATAATGGCGCTGCCGAGCCCCAGTGGGTCTGGGTTGTCGGCATCCAACTCAATGCTGGCGACCGCTGCCGCTGGGATGCTGGCGGCCAGGCTCTGGCCTGAACCGTCACGATCTGGCAAGGCAACGCCATCTATCAGGAGGCGTGTCTGGCCGGAGGGCGTGCCCGATACTTGGATGCGCCGTTGATCAGCGTCGCCGCTGATGCTCACCCCAGGCAGTAGCTGCAGCATATCGAGCAGGGTTTCTGGCAAATGTGCGGCAAAGTCGTCCGCAGTGTAGGTGTCGGCAACGGCCGGCTGTGCGCTGAATAGCAGCAGCAACAGCCAACGCATGAGGTTATTGCTGCGAAGCCAGCAGCAGTTTGAAGCCATTGGCTTGCACCATGATCTCGACCTGACGAAAGTGCTGCTGCGCCCAGTCTTCATAGGGTAAATGCCGATTGGCAACAATCCACAACTGGCCATCTGCGGTCAGGCGTGTGGCGGCATCGCGAAACAATCGCTCAGCAAAGTAGTAGTCGGTGTGTTTGCCCTGATGAAATGGCGGATTGCAGATGATGTAGTCGAAGCGCTCATTGAGCTGGTCCAGGCCATCACTGGCAACACAGCGAACCGGCTGTTGCAGGCGCAGGCTGTTGAGTTCGGCGCTGCGCAGCGCCAAGGCATCGACATCACTGAGCGTCACCGACAACGCTGGGCTGCGTTGTTTAAAGGTCAGGCCGATCACACCGGCTCCGCACCCCAGGTCCAACAGCTGCCCATCGGCGGGCGCCGGCAGATGCTCCAGCAACAGAGCCGTGCCTGCATCTAAGCGGTCGTAGCTGAATACACCAGGCAAGGCGACAAAACTGCTTTGCTCCGCCTGAAATGAGCCAGCGGCTTTTAGCCAGTTAAAGGAAGAGCTTTGTGTCAGCTCCAGCTGCCAAAGGCTGCAGCGCCGAGCACTGTCGATCTTGTGCGCTTGGTGGCCTGCTTTGCTGGCGGCCGATCCGATGCTTTTACCGCCGGCATCGTTGGCTGCCACGGCCAACACCTGCTCAATGTGCTGACACGTCGCCAGACCTTCAAGCAAGGCCAAAGCCAAAGCCTTAGACTTAGGCCACAA
This window encodes:
- a CDS encoding TonB-dependent receptor plug domain-containing protein encodes the protein MRWLLLLLFSAQPAVADTYTADDFAAHLPETLLDMLQLLPGVSISGDADQRRIQVSGTPSGQTRLLIDGVALPDRDGSGQSLAASIPAAAVASIELDADNPDPLGLGSAIIRVQLHNASSTSPGGELRVRLTGSQDGAAALRWNSRQQQWQLMHSGSRFDDQQSLFSGQQQWQWSNHDIDAQWLWIAAEQNNPDASPVDTDSARLQLNSRHSWPSIGARNRLTISQFEQDFSPLQQHTQQWQWLATLEGLQGEHRWQIQTELQHEQRRQSRGSRYRLDEDSFGLTLRDRWQLNPDLHMTLGYRMQSYQQRLRRSGPMALKERNTDTHWLPFVHLHYQYDDRNQLHWQLSQHSQLPSSEQRLSVDGALVGNPQLQAEILNRMQLSWRHESLDNDIWQLRWIRQTWHNSLVAQALTDNSVQLINSDEVQQLHGYEVQWQGDQYLFQQPWRTTASIGLYRWRGRESRTQPRTISAEFAQARFALVHIVSAQLRWAMDWQWQSRSQDYSSLLPDTPAPAGYRSALNLSWLPLNQWHLNARLGYHRPGLMTQTYNRVGQWDWHAGVRYRW
- a CDS encoding class I SAM-dependent methyltransferase, with the protein product MSAEQQLLLRHNDWQHANTLVICGHQSIDADFAAQLQQQSIAVWSWDLSTQQAFAKAGVNALHTVPDFSQLTATTVILLWPKSKALALALLEGLATCQHIEQVLAVAANDAGGKSIGSAASKAGHQAHKIDSARRCSLWQLELTQSSSFNWLKAAGSFQAEQSSFVALPGVFSYDRLDAGTALLLEHLPAPADGQLLDLGCGAGVIGLTFKQRSPALSVTLSDVDALALRSAELNSLRLQQPVRCVASDGLDQLNERFDYIICNPPFHQGKHTDYYFAERLFRDAATRLTADGQLWIVANRHLPYEDWAQQHFRQVEIMVQANGFKLLLASQQ